One region of Bradyrhizobium betae genomic DNA includes:
- a CDS encoding PilZ domain-containing protein, whose amino-acid sequence MALANKKFLPAAEERRRFQRVKVHLLGRYMLPDRREFPCQVINMSPGGLALLAPGIGNVGDRVVAYLDHIGRVEGKITRIIDNGFAMTVGATPRKRDKLAAQLTWLANRDILNLPEDRRHDRIVPRNPIAVLTLEDGTKMTCRIIDLSLSGAAIAAENRPPLKSTVLLGRIQGRVVRNLEDGFALEFLHSQPIETLEESVTAR is encoded by the coding sequence ATGGCGTTGGCGAACAAAAAATTTCTTCCGGCCGCCGAGGAACGTCGGCGTTTCCAGCGGGTGAAAGTCCACCTGCTCGGCCGTTACATGCTGCCGGACCGCCGGGAATTCCCCTGCCAGGTGATCAACATGTCACCGGGCGGCCTCGCCCTGCTGGCGCCCGGCATCGGCAATGTCGGCGACCGCGTGGTCGCCTATCTCGACCATATCGGCCGCGTCGAGGGCAAGATCACCCGCATCATCGACAATGGCTTCGCCATGACGGTGGGTGCGACGCCCCGCAAGCGCGACAAGCTCGCGGCGCAGCTGACCTGGCTCGCCAACCGCGACATCCTCAACCTGCCGGAAGACCGCCGCCACGACCGTATCGTGCCGCGCAACCCGATCGCGGTGCTCACGCTCGAGGACGGCACCAAGATGACCTGCCGCATCATCGACCTCTCGCTGTCCGGGGCCGCCATCGCCGCGGAGAACCGTCCGCCGCTGAAATCGACGGTTCTGCTCGGCCGGATCCAGGGCCGCGTGGTCCGAAACCTCGAAGACGGCTTCGCGCTGGAGTTCTTGCACTCGCAGCCGATCGAGACTCTCGAAGAGAGCGTTACCGCGCGGTAA
- a CDS encoding VOC family protein, whose translation MNEQTSEPNRRSPFSAIRAIDYTVIFVRDMAAMRRFYEDVLALSLLRELSPNWIEYGLGSNTLALAKPGRTAADVPVPHGTASLQLAFKVSAAEVDACADELVRQGVALLSPPTNQSFGHRTLFFRDPDGNLLEVYAEI comes from the coding sequence ATGAACGAACAGACTTCCGAACCAAACAGGCGCTCGCCCTTCAGCGCCATCCGCGCGATCGACTACACCGTCATCTTCGTGCGCGACATGGCCGCGATGCGCCGCTTCTACGAGGACGTCCTCGCCTTATCCCTGCTGCGCGAGCTCTCGCCGAACTGGATCGAGTACGGCCTGGGCAGTAACACGCTCGCCTTGGCGAAGCCGGGGCGGACCGCCGCCGATGTGCCGGTGCCGCACGGCACGGCCTCGCTGCAATTGGCGTTCAAGGTCTCGGCAGCCGAAGTCGACGCGTGCGCCGACGAACTGGTGCGGCAGGGCGTGGCGCTGCTGTCACCGCCGACCAACCAGTCCTTTGGACATCGGACGCTGTTCTTTCGTGACCCCGACGGCAATCTGCTGGAGGTCTACGCCGAGATCTGA
- a CDS encoding DUF5680 domain-containing protein codes for MPSIPHDLAAFLVEAKRRTYAGLDDDATIAMPLLAGSRQLEHRAAPYAYRDIYFGMGFFVGQETVSRDDRVIWSMSYSGGARADITDRDTFLTIYRFLRQALLGVCEEEPYRGPRLFEHAGMVYRNEVQGALDRFHGVETIDREDDAPLYELRYSGGLLR; via the coding sequence ATGCCGTCCATTCCGCACGATCTCGCGGCGTTCCTGGTCGAAGCCAAGCGGCGCACCTATGCGGGGCTCGACGACGACGCGACGATCGCCATGCCTCTGCTTGCAGGCTCCAGGCAGCTCGAGCATCGCGCCGCGCCTTATGCCTATCGCGATATCTATTTCGGGATGGGATTTTTCGTCGGGCAGGAGACGGTGTCGCGGGATGACCGCGTCATCTGGTCGATGAGCTACAGCGGCGGCGCCCGCGCGGACATCACGGATCGGGACACTTTCCTCACGATCTACAGATTCCTGCGGCAAGCGCTGCTGGGCGTATGCGAGGAGGAGCCTTATCGAGGACCGCGCCTGTTCGAGCATGCAGGCATGGTCTACCGCAACGAGGTTCAAGGCGCGCTCGATCGTTTTCACGGCGTCGAGACCATCGACCGAGAGGATGACGCGCCTCTCTACGAGCTGCGCTATAGCGGCGGTTTGCTGCGGTAG
- a CDS encoding transglutaminase-like cysteine peptidase — MFDFRGQGKGLALAAILFGIGATAQAGESRLLYASLGDTTRAPIGWVEFCADNAAQCQGAPTQPRDIVMSQAAWRDLVKVNRWVNETVKPLTDQEHWGVIEKWSLPTDGYGDCEDYVLLKRKMLIDAGWPREALLITVVRDKKGEGHAVLTVKTDKGEFVLDNQNESVVAWTETGYRFVKRQSQSDPNVWVSLGDTRPAVSTASARDQ, encoded by the coding sequence ATGTTTGACTTCAGGGGACAGGGGAAGGGATTGGCGCTGGCCGCCATCCTCTTCGGGATCGGCGCGACAGCGCAGGCCGGTGAAAGCCGTCTGCTCTACGCGAGCCTCGGCGACACCACGCGTGCGCCGATCGGCTGGGTCGAGTTCTGTGCGGACAATGCCGCGCAGTGCCAGGGCGCACCGACGCAGCCGCGCGACATCGTGATGTCGCAGGCCGCATGGCGCGACCTCGTCAAGGTCAATCGCTGGGTCAACGAGACCGTCAAGCCTTTGACCGACCAGGAGCACTGGGGCGTGATCGAGAAGTGGTCGCTGCCGACCGACGGTTACGGCGACTGTGAAGACTACGTGTTGTTGAAGCGCAAGATGCTGATCGATGCCGGATGGCCGCGCGAGGCCCTGCTCATCACCGTCGTGCGCGACAAGAAGGGCGAAGGGCACGCGGTGCTGACGGTGAAGACCGACAAGGGCGAATTCGTTCTCGACAATCAGAACGAGAGCGTCGTTGCCTGGACGGAGACCGGCTACCGCTTCGTCAAGCGCCAGTCGCAGAGCGATCCCAACGTCTGGGTCTCGCTGGGCGATACCAGGCCGGCGGTTTCGACCGCCAGCGCAAGAGATCAGTAG
- a CDS encoding CynX/NimT family MFS transporter has product MRNRWGILAILFAVRLTIAFQFQSVAAVAPLLQQTFGVGLADIGILIGLYFTPGVVLALPGGAIGRMLGDKPTTIAALLLMTAGSLVMAATDIWSWQMAGRLASGAGGVLLTVQLTKMGTDWFAGKEIATAMAIFVNSWPAGVAISLLVLPAIGTAYGAGAVFLSAGALTAIGIVLIMFYLPPPEATASAAGSGRLDPLALLAVIVAGLIWGLYNVGFAMIFSFGPSLLAERGWSIAAAGSAISLVLWLSAISVPLGGFIADRTGRPLTLAVAACLVVALLLAWLPRSDAVMAIIVLIGLISGHPAGPIVSLPARVLAPQTRAIGMGVFYTLFYAAMMLGPAVAGRLAKSAGTAAAALDLGALTVLACPPLMWLFARIVSVRHRRTQS; this is encoded by the coding sequence TTGCGCAATCGCTGGGGCATTCTTGCGATCCTGTTCGCCGTGCGCCTCACCATTGCGTTCCAGTTCCAGAGCGTGGCTGCGGTCGCGCCGCTGCTGCAGCAAACCTTCGGCGTCGGGCTCGCCGATATCGGCATCCTGATCGGGCTCTATTTCACACCGGGCGTGGTGCTGGCGCTGCCCGGCGGCGCGATCGGCCGAATGCTTGGCGACAAGCCGACCACGATCGCGGCGCTGCTGCTGATGACGGCCGGCAGCCTCGTGATGGCCGCAACAGACATCTGGAGCTGGCAGATGGCGGGCCGGCTCGCCTCCGGCGCCGGCGGCGTGCTGCTGACCGTGCAGCTCACCAAGATGGGCACCGACTGGTTCGCGGGTAAGGAGATCGCGACCGCGATGGCGATCTTCGTCAACTCCTGGCCGGCGGGCGTTGCGATCTCGCTGCTGGTGCTGCCGGCGATCGGCACGGCCTATGGCGCAGGCGCGGTGTTCCTGTCCGCGGGCGCACTCACGGCGATCGGGATTGTGCTGATCATGTTCTATCTGCCGCCGCCGGAGGCGACGGCCAGCGCGGCCGGCTCCGGCCGGCTCGATCCCCTCGCGCTGCTGGCCGTGATCGTCGCCGGCCTGATCTGGGGCCTCTATAATGTCGGCTTCGCCATGATCTTCTCGTTCGGCCCCTCGCTGCTCGCCGAGCGCGGCTGGAGCATTGCGGCGGCCGGCTCGGCGATCAGCCTCGTGCTGTGGCTGTCGGCGATCTCGGTGCCATTGGGCGGCTTCATCGCCGACCGGACCGGACGGCCGCTGACGCTCGCGGTCGCGGCGTGCCTCGTGGTGGCGCTGCTGCTGGCGTGGCTGCCCCGGTCGGACGCGGTGATGGCGATCATCGTGCTGATCGGTCTGATCAGCGGCCATCCGGCCGGCCCGATCGTGAGCCTGCCGGCCCGGGTGCTCGCCCCGCAAACAAGGGCGATCGGCATGGGCGTGTTCTACACTCTCTTCTATGCGGCGATGATGCTGGGGCCGGCCGTGGCCGGGCGGCTCGCCAAATCGGCCGGAACCGCTGCGGCCGCGCTCGACCTCGGCGCGCTGACGGTGCTGGCCTGCCCACCCCTGATGTGGCTTTTCGCGCGTATTGTGTCTGTCCGTCATCGACGCACACAATCCTAA
- a CDS encoding zinc-binding dehydrogenase, whose amino-acid sequence MDQIRVCTHAGPGSEPVIKTVPWPKVGRKAALIKIGACGVCGTDLHILKGHWPKPLPWPFTLGHEIGGVIVECGDEFTEDFMSKPLKVGSKVMIPPLMPCGRCYYCIHYPQTANKCLTPVYYGRYLGFDKAPHMWGGWAEYVYVDLEMLPGTKIYKLPDDMSLRLGALSEPLTSCIRAFNRASRAGGFSWGDTVVIQGSGPIGILAVAAAKEMGAGRVICVGAPEEPRLKLAREFGAEATVNIEEVKSPQQRIARVREIVGGFGADLVMDCSGHPSAGPEGIEMLRDGGTYVEMGQFTDAGSIDTSWHRICTKDLNLLGSWGFTANDLPLGVEMLYRTRDKYPWLKMQTIYPFTEDGVAQAVRDAMAMKTMKSTIVPWPELVE is encoded by the coding sequence ATGGATCAAATCCGCGTCTGCACCCACGCAGGACCGGGCTCGGAGCCCGTGATCAAGACCGTGCCGTGGCCGAAGGTCGGCCGCAAGGCCGCGCTGATCAAGATCGGCGCGTGCGGCGTCTGCGGCACCGATCTGCATATCCTCAAAGGCCATTGGCCGAAGCCGCTGCCGTGGCCGTTCACGCTTGGCCACGAGATCGGCGGCGTGATCGTCGAATGCGGCGACGAGTTCACCGAGGACTTCATGAGCAAGCCGCTCAAGGTCGGATCGAAGGTAATGATCCCGCCGCTGATGCCGTGCGGCCGCTGCTACTACTGCATCCACTATCCGCAAACCGCGAACAAATGCCTGACGCCGGTCTATTACGGCCGATATCTCGGCTTCGACAAGGCGCCGCACATGTGGGGCGGCTGGGCCGAATATGTCTATGTCGATCTCGAGATGCTGCCGGGCACCAAGATCTACAAGCTGCCCGACGACATGTCGCTGCGGCTCGGCGCGCTGTCGGAGCCGCTGACCTCCTGCATCCGCGCCTTCAACCGCGCCAGCCGTGCCGGCGGCTTTTCCTGGGGCGATACGGTGGTGATCCAGGGCTCTGGCCCGATCGGCATTCTCGCGGTCGCCGCCGCGAAGGAGATGGGGGCAGGGCGCGTCATCTGCGTCGGCGCGCCGGAGGAGCCGCGGCTCAAGCTGGCGCGCGAGTTCGGCGCGGAGGCGACGGTGAACATCGAAGAGGTGAAATCGCCGCAGCAGCGCATCGCGCGTGTGCGCGAGATCGTCGGCGGCTTCGGCGCCGATCTCGTGATGGATTGCTCGGGCCACCCCTCAGCCGGCCCCGAAGGCATCGAGATGCTGCGCGACGGCGGCACCTATGTCGAGATGGGCCAGTTCACCGACGCCGGTTCGATCGACACCTCCTGGCATCGCATCTGCACCAAGGACCTCAATTTGCTCGGCTCCTGGGGCTTCACCGCCAACGATCTGCCGCTCGGCGTCGAGATGCTCTACCGCACGCGTGACAAATATCCGTGGCTGAAGATGCAAACGATCTATCCGTTCACCGAAGACGGCGTCGCGCAGGCGGTGAGGGATGCGATGGCAATGAAGACGATGAAGTCGACCATCGTGCCGTGGCCGGAACTGGTGGAATAG
- a CDS encoding MFS transporter, with translation MAASGSFAAMKSVPYRLQFIAYVLAMMADNIEHVISYWVVFQKFHSPTLGGFAVLSHWLPFLLFSVAVGGLADRFDPRRIIQCGMLLFIVASAGWGFFFITDTIEMWHAMLLLVIHGCAGVLWQTPNQLLLYDLVGPADLPSAVRLNAMARYLGILVGPAVGGVIMLTLGTSHGIIFNTLFYLPMLLWLFWAPVRDNSVAIRRFAVRGLADIMLTIRSIGTQPVLTAMTWLAGLTSFMIGNAYHAQMPGFAGDLGHGDPGVSYSVLLAADAGGALLAGLALESWGRLKGTPRTAITLAMLWSVALLGFAAVRIYPVAIVLLFFAGFFELSFNTMAQALVQLNAPHDIRDRVVGLYNMAGLGMRAFSGITVGVSGAAIGIHWSLGLSAAVLLALLFLLYQRATRKAAG, from the coding sequence GTGGCCGCGTCCGGCTCGTTCGCCGCGATGAAGTCCGTGCCGTACCGTCTCCAGTTCATCGCCTATGTGCTGGCGATGATGGCCGACAATATCGAGCATGTGATCAGCTATTGGGTGGTGTTCCAGAAATTCCATTCGCCGACGCTGGGAGGGTTTGCCGTGCTGTCGCACTGGCTGCCGTTCCTGCTGTTCTCGGTCGCGGTCGGCGGGCTCGCCGACCGGTTCGATCCGCGCCGCATCATCCAGTGCGGCATGCTGCTGTTCATCGTGGCCTCGGCCGGCTGGGGCTTCTTCTTCATCACCGACACGATCGAGATGTGGCACGCGATGCTGCTGCTGGTGATCCACGGCTGCGCCGGCGTGCTGTGGCAGACGCCGAACCAGCTGCTACTCTACGACCTCGTCGGCCCCGCCGATTTGCCGAGCGCGGTGCGGCTCAACGCGATGGCGCGTTATCTCGGCATTCTCGTCGGGCCTGCCGTCGGCGGCGTGATCATGCTGACGCTCGGCACTTCGCACGGCATCATCTTCAACACGCTGTTCTATCTGCCGATGCTGCTCTGGCTGTTCTGGGCGCCGGTGCGCGACAACAGCGTCGCCATCAGGCGCTTCGCGGTGCGCGGCCTTGCCGACATCATGCTGACCATCCGCTCGATCGGCACCCAGCCGGTGCTGACGGCGATGACATGGCTTGCCGGCCTCACCTCCTTCATGATCGGCAATGCCTATCACGCCCAGATGCCGGGCTTTGCCGGCGATCTCGGCCATGGCGATCCCGGCGTCTCCTACAGCGTGCTGCTTGCAGCGGATGCCGGCGGCGCCCTGCTCGCCGGCCTCGCGCTGGAATCGTGGGGACGGCTGAAAGGCACGCCGCGCACCGCGATCACGCTCGCGATGCTGTGGAGCGTGGCACTGCTCGGCTTTGCGGCGGTGCGGATCTATCCCGTTGCAATCGTGCTGCTGTTCTTCGCGGGCTTCTTCGAGCTATCGTTCAACACCATGGCGCAGGCGCTGGTGCAGCTGAACGCACCGCACGACATTCGCGACCGTGTCGTCGGGCTTTATAATATGGCCGGGCTCGGCATGCGGGCCTTCAGCGGCATCACCGTCGGGGTATCAGGCGCGGCGATCGGCATTCACTGGTCGCTCGGGCTGTCGGCTGCGGTTCTGCTCGCGCTGCTGTTCCTGCTCTATCAGCGTGCGACCAGGAAGGCGGCCGGTTGA